From Brevibacillus marinus, a single genomic window includes:
- a CDS encoding polysaccharide deacetylase family protein: MNRKEKWLVIALAVTLFAGCAQNQATPPTQQGPRQEAAKSPLAVKRAERQPSEQRSQQQAQLQERKRPTPDLAGGAERKVRAPHPMTLADLHRKYPTTFRLSGTSTKRQVALTFDDGPDLVYTPRVLDVLKKHKVKATFFLIGNRAAAHPEIVKRIVREGHELGNHSYTHPNLPKLKAEAFHGEVLRTQGVIAKHGGYRPRIIRPPYGEINEEQIKWLASQGFTMVNWNVDSLDWKGLSGDQVADNVLSNITTGAIVLQHSAGGMGEDLNGTIDALPKIIKKLKADGVSFVTVSQLLNLPKGR; this comes from the coding sequence ATGAACAGGAAGGAAAAGTGGCTCGTCATCGCTCTAGCTGTCACCCTTTTTGCGGGATGTGCGCAAAATCAGGCAACTCCTCCAACACAGCAGGGTCCCCGTCAAGAGGCGGCTAAGAGTCCGCTGGCGGTGAAGCGGGCGGAGCGGCAGCCAAGCGAGCAGCGATCGCAGCAGCAGGCACAGCTGCAGGAGAGAAAGCGGCCAACGCCCGATCTGGCCGGGGGCGCAGAACGAAAGGTGAGGGCACCCCACCCCATGACGCTTGCCGATTTACATAGAAAGTACCCCACTACCTTTAGACTGAGCGGTACTTCCACGAAACGACAGGTTGCGCTCACCTTTGACGATGGACCGGATCTCGTATACACCCCCCGGGTCCTGGACGTACTGAAAAAACACAAAGTCAAAGCCACCTTTTTCCTGATAGGCAACCGCGCAGCAGCGCATCCCGAGATTGTCAAGCGGATTGTCAGGGAAGGACATGAACTGGGCAATCACTCGTATACCCATCCCAACTTGCCCAAGTTGAAAGCGGAAGCGTTTCACGGTGAGGTGCTGCGCACCCAGGGTGTGATCGCCAAGCACGGCGGATATCGGCCGCGGATTATCCGCCCGCCGTATGGTGAGATTAATGAAGAGCAGATTAAATGGTTGGCCAGCCAAGGCTTTACCATGGTCAATTGGAACGTGGATTCGCTGGACTGGAAGGGATTAAGCGGAGACCAAGTCGCCGACAACGTTTTGAGCAATATCACAACGGGCGCGATTGTTCTGCAGCACAGTGCGGGCGGAATGGGAGAAGACTTGAACGGCACGATTGACGCGCTGCCGAAAATCATCAAGAAGCTGAAAGCGGACGGGGTATCCTTCGTAACCGTTTCACAACTGTTGAACCTGCCCAAAGGCCGCTAA
- a CDS encoding YheC/YheD family protein, producing MGNVLGLMTNRLRNRDLFQAFYNVAREEGFADLLIFTPAGVDLKRKRVNGYAVRDGELVKQTARYPAISYDIGFYSDPQTIAKVRQIKKTPALPFINYGLGNKWTIHKRLALFPKLRPHLIPTEPIRDARHAIQLLENNGTLILKPNSGKRGQGIIRLSKAGNTYLLEKDLDKLVVPSAAELARRLRKLLQTEQYLGQKWIDIYNKHGVPYDIRSLLQKDGQGQWRLVGLAVRQGANGKVTSGLADGGTPYPLLPYLQSQFGRKHSRYLYQRLTELSLYIPPCLEAAYRRPQADLGIDLAIDKTGHIYIIEVNIKPGKKSFQDVFELQRDDVIRLPVQYAGYCLRSGKPGQIPKAVLAALHSFEQKGEAEAAKALQFSRKPTAAREGQTLQEEKQPSFPNSSRASRQLKKTQ from the coding sequence ATGGGCAATGTGTTGGGACTCATGACCAATCGGTTGCGGAACCGCGACCTCTTTCAGGCTTTTTATAACGTTGCCAGGGAGGAGGGGTTTGCCGATCTGCTGATCTTTACGCCAGCGGGTGTGGATCTGAAACGGAAGCGGGTCAACGGCTATGCGGTGCGGGATGGGGAACTGGTAAAACAGACAGCCCGGTATCCGGCGATTTCCTATGACATCGGCTTCTACAGCGATCCTCAGACGATCGCCAAGGTACGGCAGATTAAAAAAACACCTGCTCTGCCCTTTATCAACTACGGCCTGGGCAACAAGTGGACGATTCACAAGCGGCTGGCGCTCTTCCCCAAACTCCGTCCGCATCTGATTCCTACCGAACCGATTCGCGATGCACGACATGCAATCCAATTATTGGAAAATAACGGCACGCTGATCCTGAAGCCGAACAGCGGCAAGCGTGGACAGGGAATCATCCGCCTCAGCAAAGCGGGAAACACGTATCTTTTGGAAAAGGACCTGGATAAGCTGGTTGTCCCGTCTGCGGCCGAGCTGGCCAGACGGCTGCGCAAGCTGTTGCAGACGGAGCAGTACCTTGGGCAGAAGTGGATCGACATTTACAACAAGCACGGCGTACCCTACGATATTCGCTCCCTCCTGCAGAAAGACGGGCAGGGACAGTGGCGGCTCGTCGGCTTGGCGGTGCGGCAGGGGGCAAACGGCAAGGTGACGTCCGGTCTGGCGGACGGCGGTACCCCTTATCCGCTGCTGCCCTATCTGCAGTCCCAGTTCGGGCGGAAGCACAGCCGCTACCTGTACCAGCGGCTGACGGAACTTTCGCTGTATATTCCCCCTTGCCTGGAAGCGGCCTATCGGCGGCCGCAGGCGGACCTCGGGATTGATTTGGCGATCGACAAAACCGGTCATATTTACATCATTGAGGTGAACATCAAGCCGGGCAAAAAGTCGTTCCAGGACGTGTTTGAACTGCAGCGGGACGACGTGATTCGGCTGCCGGTGCAATACGCTGGTTATTGTTTGCGCAGCGGCAAACCAGGGCAGATACCGAAAGCCGTGCTTGCCGCGCTCCATTCCTTCGAGCAGAAGGGAGAAGCGGAAGCAGCGAAAGCCCTTCAGTTCTCCCGCAAGCCTACGGCTGCTCGGGAGGGCCAAACCCTGCAAGAAGAAAAACAGCCTTCATTTCCCAACTCGTCACGCGCAAGCCGGCAGTTGAAAAAGACACAATAA
- a CDS encoding VanZ family protein, which yields MIRKIFLVLFAVYICLLLYVTLFSHPPYGYGMYTIKWNPTILAILTSDEPLAFKVRNLGGNVLLFMPFGWLFPFVLGRFQKRSALFTVAAGLAASLAIETIQWVTSIGIFDIDDVILNSLGVVLGLLCLFPFVRIFGLRQETRLVSDNQP from the coding sequence ATGATCCGCAAAATCTTCTTGGTACTATTCGCGGTGTACATTTGTCTGCTGCTGTACGTAACACTGTTTTCCCACCCGCCATATGGCTACGGGATGTACACGATCAAATGGAACCCGACCATTCTAGCCATCCTCACCAGTGATGAGCCGCTTGCATTCAAAGTTCGCAACCTGGGCGGCAACGTGTTGCTGTTTATGCCGTTTGGCTGGCTGTTTCCATTTGTACTGGGCCGCTTCCAAAAGAGGTCTGCCCTGTTTACCGTCGCAGCAGGTTTGGCCGCATCGCTCGCGATTGAAACAATCCAGTGGGTCACCTCCATTGGCATTTTTGACATCGACGACGTGATTTTAAACTCGCTTGGAGTCGTGCTGGGACTGCTCTGTCTATTTCCGTTCGTGCGTATCTTTGGTTTGCGTCAAGAAACGAGGTTAGTTTCAGACAATCAGCCGTAA
- a CDS encoding DUF3139 domain-containing protein encodes MNFKRFLLISFIILLSFVLISNWERIIGGYDSKKIKMESDIKRHLAQRNVSEDDIYKIEVFYNVKLLGGDYQARVVFNDEKELYYIYYYLDGIITQGGYGVYTKNEKSRWAMENPKHLEED; translated from the coding sequence ATGAATTTTAAAAGATTTCTTCTAATATCTTTCATTATTCTCTTAAGTTTTGTCTTGATTAGTAATTGGGAAAGGATAATCGGAGGATATGATTCCAAAAAAATAAAAATGGAAAGTGATATAAAGAGGCACTTGGCTCAACGTAATGTTAGCGAAGATGACATATACAAAATAGAGGTTTTTTATAATGTTAAGTTATTAGGAGGAGATTATCAGGCTCGAGTTGTTTTTAATGATGAAAAGGAGCTGTATTATATTTACTATTATCTAGATGGAATCATTACTCAGGGTGGATACGGGGTATATACAAAGAATGAAAAGAGTAGATGGGCTATGGAAAATCCCAAACATCTTGAAGAAGACTAA
- a CDS encoding YiiX/YebB-like N1pC/P60 family cysteine hydrolase, with protein sequence MRRYLSLTLSFIFAFILWSGNLAFAAEKEVTQENVNAASFTAKPGDIFYMNKSSNTYFVGHVAIAISSTTLVEIIGPGDHPHTTSIQDFYNRRGNSAVKVYRYSDSSKAAKAATWAKNYQINYSDAEYGFDSLLNYETGKMYCSKLVYCAYYYGADVRLNTSYASIGGATLKISTPSDITSSSGMSLVYTLN encoded by the coding sequence ATGAGGAGGTATTTATCACTGACTTTAAGCTTTATTTTTGCCTTTATTCTATGGTCAGGAAATTTGGCTTTTGCTGCTGAAAAAGAAGTGACTCAAGAGAATGTAAATGCAGCAAGCTTTACAGCAAAACCAGGTGATATCTTTTACATGAACAAGTCATCAAATACCTATTTTGTTGGACATGTAGCAATTGCTATTAGTAGCACTACTTTAGTTGAAATTATTGGTCCTGGCGATCACCCTCACACTACTTCAATCCAAGATTTTTATAATCGAAGAGGAAACTCAGCAGTAAAGGTTTATCGATATAGTGATTCTAGTAAAGCTGCAAAAGCTGCAACTTGGGCAAAAAATTACCAAATCAATTATAGTGATGCAGAGTATGGGTTTGATAGCTTATTAAACTACGAGACAGGTAAGATGTATTGTTCAAAACTCGTATATTGCGCTTATTACTATGGTGCCGATGTGAGATTGAATACTTCTTATGCTTCAATTGGAGGCGCGACACTTAAAATATCTACACCATCTGATATTACGAGCAGTTCAGGAATGAGTTTAGTATATACATTAAATTAG